Part of the Mobula hypostoma chromosome 15, sMobHyp1.1, whole genome shotgun sequence genome is shown below.
tatCATTGCTAGTTGGTGAGAGttaagcagtaagataattccAAACtcctttgctcactgcagtttcaagcattcaggcttggagattccAGAGGCAGCTGTAAGTGATaatgaaaccatttcactacttcaacaagttaggaactacaaggaatttgaaggtatcaacaatcattttgtatgtcacaatgaaaatgaaggtttggaggatgcaatcgtcgatagcattgtacgaaggcagtccattatttgttccaggtgtctgtgctgattttgatcattgcatacactggatgaactcctttgtcgataactattaggaactaatacacaattttatactactgtagtactattggttgtgctctaatttgttctgcattttatttaaatacaaaaCTTGTTGCTCAGTTTGTCCTTTGtataccttttaaactatttccatgaaactttggctaattgggccaaaatatactagtTCCGAAGttacccaattaaccagaatccacatgtaagcctcaggctcgctcagctcgtgTTGGTCTCGGGGAAACAGCCTTCAGCCCCACCAAACTgcgtaatcaagtttgtgtggatactgtgtaatgtaccccagtACAGACCCACGATGCAAAaatcagacagtacacaataagcgattaaataattacactttataaatcttactgtgactatgtggttagtaaagaaataaaatataaaagaaaaaggcgccACTTGTACTTGGTtttaaacagtctgtgcacaaatAAATTCATTGGAGCTCACAGAAGCAGGTCTCCTTTCTACCAATCGATCTCCTCCGAACTCCGACGACCCTCGGCTGGGACCACCCCGGTGGTCTACCAGAGCGCTCCAAGCACGcccttcctcttctcctctcctcgacGAAAAGACCGCGAACAAGCTCGATTCCCAGACGTACAAGATAGAATAACATGTCCCCCCTATTGGTTAGTTCCCTGTTAtctgtagttataacccaaacgTTGCAGCTACAGGAAaacccattacctcagcagttagcATTACAGAGAAGCCTGAGCAGTTAGCATAGTTAGCATTACAGagaacccccttacactctcctcccccgaccaAATTTAGTCATGGCCTCATGACATtaagataattcgccaacccttcctgcaaaacacagagcccaatccaggtgcagaaagcagtgacataactcccCAAAACAATAGAGATCACACCCTCCTTcccaggcgctacataggccaacctatccagGGGggttcctaattctctgagacctctgtaccccTTGTTGTGACTCTTCCGGCTCAGGCACTACTGGACAAACTGAAGACTCTTTGGGCCTGCCGAGCGAAATCTCCCACGATCTGTCACTCAAGTCCCTCGGCAAGACGGAGCTCCCTGTCCCATGTTCGGGCCCCACCTCCTCTCCTTCAGAGTCCTGCTGTACCGCAGGCTGCCCACCAATAGCCCCCCTCgcctcacctgactcagtgggagaagggccaggagtctcttcctccatcacGGAGGAGTTAGCGAACGGCAGCACATACCACACatctgaatcagtatccctctccgGGGCTGGGCCTGGCCCAATCTCCTCCGCGGTGGGCTCTTCCGTCACCCTGCGGTTCCACAGAGTCCTCGTACtcggtgtaggctccaagtcgcGCTCTCggtctacctgcacctcctgCCCCAGGTGTAACAGCTGGTTCCGAAGAAGAATCTCAACaggccccttcccctcctctggtCTCACCCGGAAAACAGGTAGGTTTGGcacctgactctccaccacatgggGTGTGGCCGCCCAGCGGTCATACAACTTGTGCTGTCTGGGTCGTCCCAAATTCCGTATGAGGGGCTAGTCTCCCGGTAGTAGTTGGGCGAACttcactttctgatcatacctcctatTATTTCCCCGATTCTGCTTGGCGGCCGACCCTAGCTGCTGGCAACTCAGCTCCCGCAGTCGGTTCTGCAGCTGTCGGTTCAGTGCTCGCCTGCACCAACACCAGGTCTGATCTCGTCTCTTCATCATAACTTCGCGATACGATTTCAACTTTGCCATCAACTTCAATCATACTCAAAAATCGAGGTAACACATCATTCGGGGTACCAACCTCTACCCCACTCAACCCCCACGCATTACTCAGTGGCAGACCTACAGCTGCACACCAGCGCTCGAACTCAGCTGCATCCATAATAACAGTAATTTAAGAGGGcgctcacacagcatccaatagGGTCATCTTCTGGGTGAACCGGTACCAGCTGGTCTACAATCTGGACCAAACCTTTCAGGTGCGAGAGGGCTGCCTGGAGATCCAGTCAAACTATCAGAGTGGTCCATGTCCATCAAGGTCAGTAACTCCTGATGCAGCTTCTCAATTTCAGTCTTTATCTGATCTTTCTCGGTCTCCCAGGCCACGGACCCCAGGCTCTGCTCAATTTCCGAAGGCAGGGATATATTACAGCTCGTGGATTTCTGCATTGTCTGctgctcactcagcctatccaccaccacccatttcaacgccaggaattccaacttgtgagtgggatagtttctctcagagggtcacagactccggctgacaaagGCCACCGACCTCAACCCCAgaatcccaccctgcaaaaactcatttcagggaggtagcaccaccaccgccccccaccccccgtcaacctccaagggtgtatgtatacgggacatttgattatgaaagaacacagcaatttatttgatcacatattgaaactatttacacacacacatacatatatattccttgttgagtattttgttggcagtctcatTGTTAATGGCTAAGTGCTCTGTCATGGCACTGCAggacactgaactgaactaatggacaatgaaagagagagaggtcgactgtaaagcctgcccacagagaaaactgttaggtctacttagcacaaagagagaccaatcaggatgctcccccctcaaaaaaatcaatttccgggatattctatataatttgcgggcgtcagggagccgctatcaatatgcgggagactcccagaacttctgggagaggtaggACATCTGCAACCCCGTGccttgatcctgatacaggacgccaCCTAgcccctctcggctggcatcagtgtgtagcaCATACAGCAATCGGCCTTTGAGCAATAGGTCTTTTCCACTCCcagatgtccagaatcatcatgaagtgaatTGAACGCAATTttctgatacttctcaggcaggaacaGCTGGCGATGCCCAGGTCGGTCCgggggtgacgtgacccggtataagatTTGGTTCTTCAACTTCAACTGAGGCCATTCTTTCAGTAGTGAAGGCACCGAAACGTGTTTCGTCTTCTCCGCCTGAGCCATATCCCCCTTTTTAACCATGTACCAAATAGTGCCAATGACTAGGTGGAGCTGGCTCCGATCCCTTCACCACAAGGGGCTACAAATGAGGATTGCACCCTGTTGCCAGAATCCTCCTGCGGGCCCAATGCTCCCGCACATCCCTGATCAGCTGAACGGACAATGGAGGGGGCACGTTTTATAGGACTGCCGGAGACTCCAAGCAATCTTGTCCTCAGCCTGGGTGCCCCTAGTTACCTGCTCCATCCTTAACTGATCCAACTCCCCCTCCGCCCCGGCGCCACAGCCCGTTGAGCCGTCTCTCTAGCTGGAAAAGGTACGCCGAGAGCTTCTCACCCTGCTCCTGACGCGTGTTTTGAAATTCCCCTAGAAGCTCCCAGGAACTCCCAGTCAACCCAAACGCGCTTTCCAAGGTGTCCAGATACTCAGCAAAGGAAGCCGAGGGCTGGTTAACCTTCACATCTCGTACTACCTCCTGTGACAACGCtaccaaccaccgatggcctgtggcgtCCAGTTTCgccaaggtcaggatataagtgagaggattgttgtccgtcctcacctcaaacttggccccgtagagatGCATGAGGGATTAGACaaggacgaggagtgggagagcgttcttgcccctggggtgaaggccatgtgtcagtttgtgATTGCCGTGAAGGCCAAGGACAAGTTGAGGCCGGatcgagcagtggatcaattgggggttTCTGATGATGCTCTGCCCACTGTTTGCTGTaatctgactgctctgaagaccaaaCAGTTGCCTGAATTGAGCTCTGAGGAAGTGGCAACTGTTCATGCGagaggtcctgggttcaaatcccggacgagcccccaaatGTAAGTTTCAGGCTCACTCAGCTCGTGTTGGTCTAGAGGAAGTGGTCTTCAGCCCTGCCAAACTGcataatcaagtttgtgtggatgctgtgtaatgtaccccagtACAGACCCACGATGCAAAAATCAGACAGTACACAACAAGCAATTAAATAATTATACTTCATAAATCTTACTGTGActgtggttagtagagaaacaaaatataaaagataaaGACTCCACTTATATTTGGTtttaaacagtctgtgcacaaatAAATTCATTGGAGTTCATGGAACCAAGTTTCCTTTCCAGCAATCGATCTCCTCCGAACTCTGACGATCCTTGGCTGGGACCACCCCGGTGGTGTACCAGAGCGCTCCGAGCGCGtccttcctcttcatctctcctcgacgAAAAGACCACGAACGAGATATACAAGATAGAATAACATGTTCCCCCATTGTTTAGTTCCCCGTTATCTgcaattataacccaaacatcgcaGCTACAGGAAaacccattacctcagcagttagcATTACAGGGAAGCCATTTTATAAGCCTGAGCAGATAGTTAGCATAGTTAGCATTACAGTGAACCCCCTTACACACAGTACAAGAAACAGATGTTGTGCTTATTGGCCATATTAATTATATTGTAAGGACAGCTCATAAATGCCGGGACCCAACACAAATTGACTCAATTGATTCAATATAAACTACCTTTTAATTCATTTTCATCAAAATGAACACCACACGCAGCAGGTTACCACTTGTAAAAGCTTGTCGATTAGAACTGAgtttatgattgtgttgaacattgAGCTGTAATCAACAGTCAGTCCGGGTGATCCAAGGCcaggtgaagagccattgaggtaGCTTCCATTGTAGACCTACTgtggtgataagcaaattgcagtgggtccaaatccttgcttaggcaggagttgaatcTAGATATGACtagcctttcaaagcacttcatcacagtcgaTATGAATGCCACTAAACAATAGTCACAAAGCAGGATATAACAAACGGGTCATTGGGTTCAGAGTTAAGACAAAGTTTACACTATATCTTGGAATGGATCTTGTAATGGGTTTATTGTTGATAACTTTTAATCATTTCTGGTTCTTTCCTTGATATGCCAACTACCTACCTGCACAAAAACTATTTGAAGTGAAAGAATAAAACGCTCGAGATATTTGGCAAGTCAGGGAAATTCTGTGGTTTCAGATGGATGACGTTTTAgcaaacctgaaacattaacttaaatcatgcaaacagatcaatgtgcaaaaggcaacaaactgtgcatatacaaaaagaaagaaataataataataataaataaacaataaatatcgagaacgtgagatgaagagcccttgaaaatgagtccatagattgtgggaatatttcaatgatggggaaagtgaagttaatccctttggttcaagagtctgatgattgcggggtaataactgttcctgaatctctggtGGTGTGAATACAGAGTCTCCTGAAGACACTGGTGAGAAGCGAGCACGTCCTGTCTGGTGCGTGTCCCTGCTTTCCTataacaatgtttcatgtagatgtgctccatggtggggagggctttacccatgatggatggGGCCCtacccactacttttttgtagttttggcatttccataccaggctgtgatgcagccagtcaatgtacattccactacacatctatcgaagtttgtcagaatttcagatatcatgccgaatctgcacaaactcctaagaaagtggaGGCGCTGTTAATTGCACTTACCTGCTGGGCCCAGTTCAGGTTCTCcgaaataataatactgaggaatttaaagatgctgaccctgtccacctctgatcctctgatgaggactggctcatggactgctggcttccttctcctgaagtcaataatcagctccttggtcttgctgacagtgagCAAGGGGTTGTTGgcatggcaccattcagccaaattttcaatcgcCCTCCTATAAGATGATTCATCTTCACCTTTGATTCTGTCTaggacagtgatgtcatcagcaaccttaaaaatggcattggagccgtgcttagccacacagtcattggtgtaaagccggcagagcagggggctgagcacacttTCACTTGGTTTctcctccagatgctgcctgacatgtagAGTTCGTTGTTTTTAATTTTTACAAATTGCCAATACCTGCAGTATGTCTAAAATATTTTTATTGCAAAGATTCTGTGAAATTCTGCTACGCTTCGAAAGCCTCTTCTGAGAAgctggtaaaaaaaaagacaagggCTTGATCCAGACCTCCCCGAACCCCTCtgattatatttgcatttattaATAAAACATGCAGTCTGCAGCTGTAGCAGAAGTAATTTTCTGCTTCTACAGAAGCGTCTTGTGAGTACAAGCATAGTTTCAAAAGAAAGGTATCCTCAAACATCTAGGTTTTCAAAAATGGAAAATATCGAGTCTCTCTTAAAGGACATACTTTGAAAAGATCGGTAAAGTTTCCAGTCCGGCGCTCCCTGATTTGCTCCCTCCCCCAGTAGCGTCACGGACGCGTGGACTTTGATTTCGGATGATCACTTCCAACTGCGGCAGAGAACTGCCGAAACTCGCAGCATCAGGCAAGGCGCGCTTAATCTGGGCAAAGTGGCAAACTCGGCCAGGTTTCGATGTCAGTCCTCCGATCCGCTGCTAAAACATTATGCCCGGTGGAAAAGCCGGATCCGCGCCTTTAAAGTGCAATCAGGCCCCGATTCTCAGTGCTGACCCCATTTAAAGGCATTGCTCCCTCCGAAGAGATGGATCGATCAGATACTTGCGATCCTTACAGGTGCCCGGCTCGCCGGACTcagtggatagtcagcgccttGGCTTACCACTACGGACTAGACCGAGGGGTGGAAAACGAGATCATTGTGCTGGCCACGGGGCTGGACCAGTACCTGCAGGAAATCTTCCATCACTTGGATTACGAAGGAGAGGGCAAGATCCCGGGAGAGGATTTCCAAACCCTGTGCGAGATCCTGGGGTTGGATAACCACACGGAAGCCGAAGAGTGCGCGGGGATCCTGGAGCAGGTGCCGAAGGAGCTGAACTTCAGGCAGTTCCACGCCAAGTTGTGCGGTCACTTCAGCACGAAAGCCGGCTGCCAGTACGAGACGGGGCGGCTGCTAGTCGGGAAGGACAGCGAGCACATCGAGACGCAGATCCGCCTAAGGAGCCCTCTGCGACGGAGGAAGAAAGCAACAGGCACGGCGTCCTCGGGATCTCCCAGGAAAGAGAAACGCAACCGAGCATCCTCGCTAGACAGGCAGCGAGGTGGCCCGTCCTGGGAGCGGCACGGTGCTTGCACCAAGGAGTGCTACGAGGACATAGTAGCCCTGGAAGCAGCTGAGGACAAGATCGCAAAGCTGGAGCAGGAGAACGAAAGCCTGAGGGAGCTTGTGGAGGACATGAGAGCCGCCTTGCAGAGCAGCGATGCCCGATCCCTGGCGCTCCAAGTGGGACTGTGGAAGAGTCACGCCAACCACGAGTCGCAGAACTGCTTCCTAGCCTGGACCAGGTCGGCCACTTGCCGGTATCTCCGTGGCCACGGCAGTCCCAAGAACGGACTGCAGAGCGTCTTGAAGGAAATCGAGCTGATCCGCATCTCCAGGGACGGGCAGATCGAGGAGGCGATCAGGTTCAaccgggagatggagagggagctGAGCAGATCGCAGGGCGCTCTGCTGAAACTGGAGGAGTGCAACGACTGCCTGAAGAAGGAGCAACAGCAGATGAGGAAGAGGGTGGAAGAAGCGCGCCACGCATTGCTGGGAAGCCTGGAAAAGGTGAAAGAACTGGAAAGTAGAGCTAAACAAGTTCCTCTCTTACAGAGGAACATCGTACAACTGGAATCGGAACTGCAGTACTACAGGTAGGACACTCAGTGCGCTGTCAATTTGCAATTTCTCCTCCGAGGATTGATTGCGTAAAATGTTGTTGGCATAAAATTcacctgtctttttttttaacccaaTCTGCAACATTATTGGACAGACTGTCACTATCAAAGCGTATGGTGCTAAATGTTTCGCTTTCACATGTAGATTAAAATAATTAATGGA
Proteins encoded:
- the efcc1 gene encoding LOW QUALITY PROTEIN: EF-hand and coiled-coil domain-containing protein 1 (The sequence of the model RefSeq protein was modified relative to this genomic sequence to represent the inferred CDS: deleted 1 base in 1 codon); this encodes MPGGKAGSAPLKCNQAPILSLTPFKGIAPSEEMDRSDTCDPYRCPARRTQWIVSALAYHYGLDRGVENEIIVLATGLDQYLQEIFHHLDYEGEGKIPGEDFQTLCEILGLDNHTEAEECAGILEQVPKELNFRQFHAKLCGHFSTKAGCQYETGRLLVGKDSEHIETQIRLRSPLRRRKKATGTASSGSPRKEKRNRASSLDRQRGGPSWERHGACTKECYEDIVALEAAEDKIAKLEQENESLRELVEDMRAALQSSDARSLALQVGLWKSHANHESQNCFLAWTRSATCRYLRGHGSPKNGLQSVLKEIELIRISRDGQIEEAIRFNREMERELSRSQGALLKLEECNDCLKKEQQQMRKRVEEARHALLGSLEKVKELESRAKQVPLLQRNIVQLESELQYYRTEVMQFQFQHSNPPEGRPPPALYEWKGCLPVHQERRSPTGDIETSAYNIEEQMFRSVEGQAASDEEDEKWTEDQKTQVKELKKLLSRLCCCGNGCDDKTVRKLLSEFGNIRCEESNSAVWELVEKVAKLKEQLELKEYETQQMETDIDQLKGSLLCELQHKVDETELLQMELQMLETERVRLSLIEEKLMDVLQLLQQLRDLNVSRRSLGKILLSTLESCNDPQHGKTHILEVLNALYHELAACDLLSGKSLEKAQSHQSLGNPLLISC